CCACGCGCTCGCCCTCGTAAAGCGGCAAGGGCGGCATGTTGCGCACGCTCGGGTGAAACTTGCTGTTGTCATTCGAGTAGGGGATGCCGAGATACTCGTCGAAGCCGTGGCGGGTGGGGTTGAACTTCGGCAACGTGCCGAGGTGCCATTTGCCAAACACTGCGGTGGCGTAGCCTTGCTGTTTGCAGAGTTCCGAGAGAAGCGTTTCGTCCTCATGAATGCCCGTGACGCTGGTGTGGTTCAGCGCGCCGAACAAGCCGACGCGGTTCGCGTAGCATCCCGTCAGCAACGCGGCCCGCGAGGCCGTGCACACCGCCTGGGCGACATAGAAGCTCGTGAACCGCATCCCTTCGCGCGCCAGCCGGTCGATGTTCGGCGTCGCCACGTCGCGCGCGCCAAAGCAGCCGACGTCGCCGTAGCCCTGGTCGTCCGTGAGGATCAGCACGACATTGGGCGGACGGTTCGCGCCGGCCGGTTTCGTCGCGGGCTGCGCGGTTCCGAATATCACGCCAGCCAAAGAGAGGGTGAGGCAAAGCAGGCTCTTCATAGGCTTCAGAAGAACAAGCTGCGCCGCCGTTTGACAAGGAATTCGTGAGAAAGGCTGACAGGCTGACATTGGCGATTGCAGGAATCATGGAAGAACCAGCAGAATCATGCCGGTGGGCGGAATCGTTACACATGTCAGAGTAAGGGAGGTCTTATTCCTGGAGATGCATCCGCGCGATGGCCAGTATGAGCCGCTGGTCGGCTACATAGTTTTAGGGGCTGTGACCGACGAGCAACGCCGCAGCCGGCCAGGCGCCGCCCCGCCCCGGAGGGCTGGGGCGATTTCGCTTTCTGGCTTCGTTTCTCCTCAGTCGCAGAGTCCTGGCTATGCTCCTTCGTCGTGCCTCGCCAGAAAGCGAAATCGCCTCCAGCAAAACCGGAATTTATTTTTGCACAGACCCTTAGAGCAGTGCCAAGCGGCGGTCGATATGTTGGGACACCGCCTTGTGCATGTGAAGAAGGCCGATTTGAAATAGGATGCGAACCAGCGGACGTGCTTGGCGAGCGCTTTAAGCCGAGCTACTGTCCAGACCGTGGGATTGACGACAGATCGACCGGAGAACCGTAGCGCAGATTTTCAATCTGCTGTATCGCCGATTTCCAATCGGCAGGGCGCCGGCAAGTCCCAGCGTGCTCGGACTGGGGAGACGCCCCGCAGAATACAATTCTGCGATACGGCAGAGTGCAACTCTGCGCTACGAGCTTTGTCGTCCATCCCGCGGACCAAGCAGTATGAAGAATCCAACCTTCACTACAATACGGACGGCACGAACGGCCATCGAGGCTGAGGTGATCTTGTCGGCGTTGCGCGCCGCAGGATTGCATCCCGTTGATCTGGCTCTCTCGCCGCACTTCTCCGTGGCCGGAACTGAGATTTTTCGGTGTGTTTCGTGGGCCCAACTCCGTTTCTGGCTTTTCTAATTCGTGAGAATTCTCGCAATTCGTGTCCAACTCCGAATCGAGTTCTTCCGCGAGCTTTCATCGAAATTGAAGTCGGGCAGGCTGGAAGCCTGCCCTGCGTTTGCTCGCATTTCGATTCGCCTAGTAGGTCGTGATCGAAACCTTCTTTTGGAAGTCATCGAGTTTGAGGTCGCCTTTGGCGAAGGCATCCGCGTCGGCTTTCTTCGCGCGGATCGTCATCACGGTTTCGCCGGCGCTTCCCGTCAAGGGGCGAACGATGGTCGCGGCTCCTGGACGTGCTCCACCCGCCGCAAAGCCGAAGCTACCACCGCCGTAGCCGCCGCCGGCTGCCTTTGCGTTTTCTTGCAGAAGAACGTCCAACTCCTTCGGTTCGGCGCCTGCCGGGCTCATTCTGAGTGCGCGCACACGTGGCGTGGTCGTAGTCTCCGTTCCGACCACGACGAGGGTCACGAACTCCTGAGATTTCAGGTGACGGATGTTGGCCGCGTTTTTGAGCGCCTCCAGCAGAGATTCCTTCAGTCGGGCGACTTTGTCGGCGTCGTAGGATTCACGGGTGCTATCCTTTGAGAAAAACCACCTCTGTCCTGGGGCGGGATCTTTCGGTCCGTAGAGTTCGCGCCGTGCTTCTTCCCAGGTTGAACTGGCGGTTTCCTTGCGGGTCTCTTCCTTCGGAGGTTCGGGAGGGGGCAACAACGGAAAACGGGTGTGCAGGAAAAACAACGCGCCATAGCCCTCCAGATATAGATTCTGTGCCGCCGAGGAACCGCCGACCGCCAACGTGCGGATTTTCATGCCCATCGCGGTGAGCGCACCATCTCCGCCCGCCTTCTCTTTCATCGACTTGGCGAGGATTCGTGACATCACGTTGAGATCCTCCTCCAGCGCCGTCAGGGTCTTTTGATCCGTTTCTGTCGTGCGGATCACGAGCGTGCGGGGGCGCGATTCGCCGCCCGTGAGATAATCTACCGAGAAGCGCCCGTCGCCCGCGACCCACGCGCTGGCGGGTTGGTTGGCGTCCTGGAGAAACAGGGATGCCTCCGTGCCGCCCGTCGCCGCTTGCGCCAGTTGGAGAGGTTCAAGGGCGGCCTGCGGTGGGGGTGGCAATTCGCCCGGCCCAACCAATTGAACCGAAACCTGCGGCGGGGCAGGGGCGGGGGCGACTTGGGCGAACGTGGCCGTGCTCAAGCAGGCGCCGAAGCACGTGAGGAGAGTGATGGTTGGATGGAATGTTTTCATCAGAGGTGTCCTTTCGGTTCAGTGATTCAGTGAATTTGGCAAATGATCGTGTTATTCCTGCAAAGTAGTGAAGTTGGCGAGCCGCCCCAGTTGTTGCTCGTTGCGCCGAAAACCGACTTCGGTGAGCAAGGCCATGGTCTCGGTGTCCCGGCGCAACGCGCTGATCTCCGTTCTTTGCTGCACCAGGCGGGCGTCCAGGTTCTTCAAGGCGTCGTTATACGTCGTGAGCATTCCCTGCATCTGCTCGTCGGAGGCGCTGACGGTTCGGGCGGCCAGCGTGTCCATGCGGTCGATGAGACGCGCTTCCGCGTTCGCGAGCAGGGCGTTGAATTGCCGCGCGTAATGGTCTTGAAGCCGCGTCTCGATTTCGCTTGCGAGTGAAGCTCGGAGCGAGTTCTCGATTCCGGCGCGCAGTGTTTCCAAGTTCGCCGCCGGAGCCGAGAACCGCCCGAACCCATAACCCAGACCAACCGCAAAAGCCGCGGCCACAGGCCATTTCAAAGCCGGCCGAAGAAAAAAGAGCGGGAGCGACCGCGGGGGGAGTTGCCATTGGTCCAGGCTCCGCATAGCGCTTTGCCACTCGTTGACGTTCTTGCGGCAGGCGGGGCAGGAGTCGAGGTGCCGCACCAACTCGGCTTTGGTGGCGCCGGGCAAATCGTCGTAAAGATACGACATCCATTCTTCTCGGGCAGGATGATTCATAGGACCAAGCTTTCTTCGATGCGTTTCGGGTGCTTTCTGGCGGAAGGCGGTTCCATCTCCGCGAGGGCGGGCGTCAACAGCCGATGAAGCTGCGTCAGCGCTTCAGCCATGCGCGACTTGACGGTGCCTTCGGGGATTTCCAGCACGTCCGCGATTTCGGGGAATTTCAAATTCTCATAGTGGCGGAGGATGACGACCACCCGGTAGGGTTCCGGAAGCCGAAGCAGCGCCCGGCGGACCAGCTCCGCGCGCTCGCCTTCGACCAATCACGCGTCGGGCGCAGCGTCGTCCACGGCCAGCGTGTCGAGATCGTCCGGCGGATCTTCATCGTCTCGGTGCAGCGAGATTTCGCTCCGCCGATTGGTCTTCCGCAGTTCGTCGTAGCAAAGGTTCATGGCGACGCGCCAGAGGAAGGTCGAGAATTTCCCCCGGGTTTGATAAGCCTTGCGGTGCGTGAAGACGCGGGTGAAGGCTTCCTGCGCCAGATCCTCGCCCCGGTGCGAATCGCCGGTCATCCGCGTGCAAAGCCGTTGAATGGGGCCTTCCCAGCGCCGAACCAGCCGGGCGAACGCCTCCGAGTCGTCGTGCATCTGCACGCGCCACATCGCCTGCTCGTCCGTCAGGGAGAACAGCGCGGTGAGCGGGGAGAGGATCGAGCGATTCATGCGTTCATAGGGTTGAACGCCTGGCCGGCGATTTAGCTCGGAGAAAATTAGAACTGAGGCGGAGTCACCACGCGGTAGAACCGCGCTTTGCCTGGGGAAGGCGCGTCAATCACAGTCGCCCGCTGCGCACTGTCACTTCCGTTGATTTGTTTCAAGGTTTGCCAGGCGCCGGAATCCAGAGCTTCTCGATATTGAATCGAATAGCCGCGGTTCGCCTGCGCCATGAAGGAGAGTTCAACGCCCTCGGCCGAGAGGCGGCCGGCGTCCAACCGCAAGGCGCTTTGACGGTCGCGGGGATTCGTTCCGGCAAGGAATTCTTCCTGGGTGGTCAGGCCGTCCCCATCGTCATCGAAGCTGCCGTCGCCCGGATTGTTGGCGGAATAGCCGAATTGCACCTCCCATTCATCGCCGACGCGGTCGTGATCCGAATCGGCCATCACTTGCAGAGTCGCAGTCTGGCTGGCGACGCCGAGGGGGCCCGAAGCCAGGTTGGTGACGGTCACTCCGTAAATGCCGGAATCGGTAAGCTGGACATTTTTCAGAGCAAGGACTGAATTTGTTGCCCCGGGGATCGTGGCCGCGGCTTTCCGCCAGCGATAGGTGAACGGCGCCAGCCCGTTGACTTCGACGCGGAGTTCGACCGTGTCGCCGACGAGCGCGATGCGGGATTGCGGCTGTGTTGTGAACGTGGGTCGCACCAGAACATTCAATGGCGCCGGCAGGCTGGTCGCGGATCCAATCGCATCGGTCACGCGCACGGCGTAAGGTCCGGATTCGGTTCCCTGGACATTCTGCAAAGTCAATGACGAGGAAGTGGCTCC
This genomic window from Verrucomicrobiota bacterium contains:
- a CDS encoding sigma-70 family RNA polymerase sigma factor — its product is MVEGERAELVRRALLRLPEPYRVVVILRHYENLKFPEIADVLEIPEGTVKSRMAEALTQLHRLLTPALAEMEPPSARKHPKRIEESLVL
- a CDS encoding sigma-70 family RNA polymerase sigma factor, with the protein product MNRSILSPLTALFSLTDEQAMWRVQMHDDSEAFARLVRRWEGPIQRLCTRMTGDSHRGEDLAQEAFTRVFTHRKAYQTRGKFSTFLWRVAMNLCYDELRKTNRRSEISLHRDDEDPPDDLDTLAVDDAAPDA